A genomic region of Camelus ferus isolate YT-003-E chromosome 11, BCGSAC_Cfer_1.0, whole genome shotgun sequence contains the following coding sequences:
- the LCOR gene encoding ligand-dependent corepressor isoform X5, with translation MVKLCTHHQKQFIRVLNDLYTESQPGTEDLRPSDSGAMDASTCNAGCAQLDTKHKERDTVCLNMKSPTSVDLFLDSSGSHSPPHLTEQTLKEPPPETNSVDGKENTLTIVQKDSSELPTTKPNSGSSMDSSTLEYLTASNSSSLNFHHISKISEGPTTGQEQDTNVKVCEDGRDHVQSSALVENLIAGKVAAENSEESNSCIVSQRNSFKALSEEAWDSGFMGNSPRTADKENALQGGSKTPLCQDLEASEQDSRPKQENHLHSLGRNKMGYHLHPSDKGQFDHSKDGWLAPSPMPPVHKAPNGHSRTKMISTSIKTARKSKRASGLRINDYDNQCDVVYISQPITECHFENQRSILSSRKTARKSTRGYFFNGDCCELPTVRTLARNLHSQEKASCSTLASEAVVTPKQTLIVSAPPPAVEVQHPREDNPEEPSKEITSLKEGDRDESSEKESQEPEVCPMTSNANPSSSPRSKETTASSLEWPLPAQLPEEDLPEGSPVVSAPTESRISSPELDQQSVDLLDTKEMSVPEDCHLLPSTESISEGGSEDVAPRPRSSPETISREESPPCSENHSPPVGLEPPVSPKKAEEDQSISTEAKTGDTQELDTDPLLKESSTFSNENPSEMEERGAAGGTGKFEGEDSDVKPTSEKDICDQNIDSPEENLDKKRKGKKFPEASDRCLRSQLSDSSSAKRCLRNQSSDSSSACPEIKVSKTPGARRSKKEGYPGGTTPDGFPTDDFHTKALEDTENPNVNGNPSEKDAEEEDIGGGIITRQTFKNMLAKEVKGEEGGIFPSSDPITTAGQPLPGEKLEIYVQSKLSENSTQDLSESIPCTFPEQSKEKQGPAPAQDTEEVVNEMDSADSQHKDDDSDVPSNTLGVSSDGSDDTAGPPKWVPRLTRLTSSTYNLRHAHPFDSLGTVKVTSEKEAVQEKPISKENEASESGDPLDEDDVDTVVDDQPKFVEWCAEEENQELIANFNAQYMKVQKGWIQLEKEAQPTPRARNKSDKLKEIWKSKKRSRKCRGSLEVQKFSPVQMLFMTNFKLSNVCKWFLETTETRSLVIVKKLNTRLPGDIPPVKHPLQKYSPSSLYPSSLQAERLKKHLKKFPGATPAKNNWKTQKLWAKFRENPDQVEPEDGSDVSLSPNPEDSVEQVKEGRNSHPPTSSPTPASTRILRKYSNIRGKLRAQQRLIKNEKMESPFGPAVESKQSCKSVCINPLMSPKLALQVDADGFPIKPKSTDGMKGRKGKQMSEIPPKAEVQNKRKRTESSSTQDRKDKGPAMKASKEKHIDGATKTPAAKKPATRDRISQLPKKMSLKENKVKTPKKSPGKRCPPSRKEKENTNKRPTQPSTSETMTKPAKQKGAGASSSRPQKATSRKQSSGKTQARSSTKTPENSAAQRKRKLKAKLDSSHSKRRRLDAK, from the coding sequence TGTGTGTCTCAATATGAAGTCTCCTACTTCTGTAGATTTGTTCTTAGACTCATCAGGCTCTCACAGCCCTCCACACTTGACAGAACAGACCCTAAAGGAGCCTCCTCCTGAAACAAACTCCGTAGATGGAAAAGAGAATACCTTGACTATTGTCCAGAAAGATTCCTCTGAACTTCCAACCACTAAGCCTAATTCTGGTAGTTCAATGGATAGTTCCACTCTGGAATACCTCACTGCATCTAATTCTTCCTCATTAAACTTCCACCATATCTCTAAGATCTCGGAGGGGCCAACCACTGGACAGGAGCAAGACACAAATGTGAAAGTATGCGAGGACGGTAGAGACCACGTGCAGAGTTCAGCTTTAGTAGAAAATCTCATTGCAGGAAAAGTGGCAGCTGAGAATAGTGAAGAGAGCAACAGTTGTATTGTTTCTCAAAGAAATTCATTCAAAGCTTTATCGGAAGAGGCTTGGGACTCAGGGTTTATGGGGAATTCACCTAGAACTGCTGACAAAGAGAATGCTTTACAGGGTGGCTCAAAAACACCTTTATGCCAGGACTTAGAGGCAAGTGAACAAGATTCAAGGCCAAAGCAAGAGAACCATCTTCACTCACTGGGAAGAAATAAGATGGGTTACCATTTACATCCCAGCGATAAGGGCCAATTTGATCATTCCAAAGATGGTTGGTTAGCCCCCAGCCCCATGCCACCTGTCCACAAAGCACCTAATGGACATTCACGAACCAAGATGATATCAACCTCCATTAAGACAGCTCGGAAAAGTAAAAGGGCCTCAGGGTTGAGGATAAATGATTATGATAACCAGTGTGATGTCGTTTATATCAGCCAGCCAATAACAGAATGCCACTTTGAGAATCAAAGATCAATATTATCTTCTCGGAAAACAGCCAGGAAGAGTACTCGAGGATACTTTTTCAATGGTGACTGTTGTGAACTGCCAACCGTTCGCACACTGGCCAGAAATTTACACTCTCAAGAAAAAGCAAGCTGCTCGACACTGGCATCAGAAGCGGTGGTCACTCCTAAGCAGACCCTTATTGTTTCAGCACCTCCACCTGCAGTAGAAGTGCAGCATCCCAGAGAAGACAACCCTGAAGAACCTAGTAAAGAAATAACCTCCCtcaaggaaggagacagagatgagTCATCTGAAAAGGAATCTCAAGAGCCTGAGGTTTGCCCCATGACGAGTAATGCAAACCCAAGCAGCTCCCCTAGGTCCAAGGAAACAACAGCCTCCAGCCTGGAGTGGCCTCTCCCTGCTCAGCTTCCTGAAGAGGACCTGCCAGAAGGCAGCCCCGTAGTCTCAGCTCCCACAGAGAGCAGGATATCTTCCCCTGAACTAGACCAACAATCAGTTGACCTGCTGGATACAAAGGAGATGAGTGTACCTGAAGATTGTCACCTGCTTCCTTCTACTGAAAGCATTTCTGAGGGAGGCAGTGAGGATGTTGCTCCTAGGCCTCGTTCTTCTCCAGAAACAATCAGTAGAGAGGAGAGTCCTCCGTGCTCAGAAAATCACAGTCCCCCAGTGGGCTTGGAGCCTCCTGTGAGCCCGAAAAAAGCTGAGGAAGATCAGAGCATCAGTACAGAGGCCAAGACTGGTGACACTCAGGAGCTAGACACTGACCCACTCTTGAAGGAAAGCAGCACTTTTTCTAATGAAAACCCCAGTGAAATGGAGGAAAGAGGGGCAGCAGGTGGTACAGGAAAATTCGAGGGAGAGGACAGTGATGTAAAACCTACTTCAGAAAAAGATATATGCGATCAAAACATTGACTCACCTGAAGAGAATctggacaaaaagagaaaaggtaaaaaattcCCCGAGGCCTCTGACAGGTGCCTAAGAAGTCAACTTTCAGATTCTTCCTCTGCCAAGAGGTGCCTACGAAATCAAAGTTCAGATTCCTCCTCTGCTTGTCCTGAGATCAAGGTTTCTAAAACTCCCGGTGCAAGACGTTCTAAAAAAGAAGGGTACCCTGGTGGGACAACACCTGACGGCTTTCCCACTGATGATTTCCATACAAAAGCCCTGGAGGACACAGAAAACCCAAATGTCAATGGGAATCCCTCTGAGAAGGATGCTGAGGAGGAAGACATAGGAGGTGGGATAATCACCaggcagacttttaaaaacatgctaGCAAAAGAAGTCAAGGGGGAAGAAGGAGGTATTTTCCCCAGCAGTGATCCCATAACCACAGCTGGCCAGCCCCTGCCTGGAGAGAAACTGGAAATCTATGTTCAGTCTAAATTAAGTGAGAACAGTACTCAAGACCTCTCTGAAAGTATTCCTTGTACTTTCCCAGAACAGTCAAAAGAGAAGCAAGGACCTGCTCCTGCACAAGACACAGAGGAGGTTGTTAATGAGATGGATAGTGCAGACAGCCAGCATAAAGATGATGATAGTGATGTGCCGTCTAACACACTTGGGGTGTCAAGTGATGGAAGTGATGACACTGCTGGGCCCCCAAAATGGGTACCAAGGCTTACAAGACTGACCTCTTCAACCTACAACCTAAGACATGCTCATCCTTTCGATTCCTTGGGTACAGTAAAAGTGACTTCAGAAAAGGAAGCAGTACAAGAAAAGCCAATctcaaaggaaaatgaagcttCAGAGAGTGGAGATCCCTTAGATGAGGATGATGTGGACACAGTGGTAGACGACCAGCCAAAGTTTGTGGAATGGTGTGCCGAGGAGGAGAACCAAGAGCTTATCGCCAACTTCAATGCCCAGTACATGAAAGTTCAGAAGGGTTGGATCCAGCTGGAGAAAGAGGCCCAGCCAACACCCAGAGCAAGGAACAAGTCAGATAAACTGAAGGAGATTTGGAAAAGCAAGAAAAGGTCACGGAAATGTCGAGGTTCACTGGAggttcaaaaattttctcctgttcagaTGCTCTTTATGACAAACTTTAAATTATCTAATGTTTGTAAATGGTTCTTAGAGACGACTGAAACCCGGTCTCTGGTCATTGTGAAGAAGCTCAATACTCGTCTTCCAGGAGACATCCCACCTGTCAAGCATCCTCTTCAGAAGTACTCTCCTTCCAGCCTGTACCCCAGTTCACTACAGGCCGAGCGCTTGAAAAAACACTTGAAGAAATTTCCCGGAGCTACTCCTGCCAAGAACAACTGGAAAACACAGAAGCTCTGGGCTAAATTTCGAGAGAATCCTGACCAAGTGGAGCCAGAGGATGGCAGTGACGTTAGCCTCAGCCCCAATCCTGAGGACAGTGTAGAGCAAGTCAAGGAAGGTAGAAATAGCCATCCTCCCACAAGCTCGCCTACGCCAGCCAGTACCCGGATCCTTAGGAAATATTCCAACATTCGAGGAAAGCTCAGAGCCCAGCAGCGTTTGATTAAGAACGAGAAAATGGAAAGCCCATTTGGTCCAGCTGTGGAAAGTAAACAAAGTTGTAAGAGTGTATGCATCAACCCTCTGATGTCCCCCAAGCTTGCCCTGCAAGTAGATGCAGATGGGTTTCCCATTAAGCCCAAGAGTACCGAtggaatgaaaggaaggaaagggaagcagaTGTCTGAAATCCCACCAAAAGCAGAAGTTCAAAATAAACGCAAGAGGACAGAAAGCAGCAGCACTCAGGACAGGAAGGACAAGGGACCTGCAATGAAGGCCAGCAAAGAGAAGCATATTGATGGAGCCACCAAAACCCCCGCTGCAAAGAAGCCAGCTACAAGGGACAGAATCAGCCAACTGCCCAAAAAGATGTCTTTGAAAGAGAATAAAGTGAAGACCCCTAAAAAGTCCCCAGGGAAGCGCTGCCCTCcctccaggaaagaaaaagagaacacaaacaaAAGACCCACCCAGCCCTCCACCTCGGAGACAATGACAAAACCTGCAAAGCAAAAGGGGGCCGGTGCATCCTCTTCAAGGCCACAGAAAGCCACAAGTAGGAAGCAGAGCAGTGGAAAGACTCAAGCCAGATCCTCGACGAAAACCCCAGAGAACAGTGCAGCCCAGAGAAAGCGGAAGCTAAAGGCAAAGCTGGACTCTTCCCACAGCAAACGGAGGCGGTTGGATGCAAAGTGA